The genomic stretch tagcatccttatcagttttgactcgcacccaaccaaatatactatcgagtctctcaatacttctaattttttcccttctggtatttttccatctaaccaacgaaccagttccctcttcagttgatcgaaactacagatgttccagaagagcatcaacatcaGAGGTTTATCTCTTGAATAAATCATttttccatagcggcgacgaacaccaaacatgtttacaatatgatgaaatgagatgtggaaaaatgattaacacaacacctctatttataacacaaaaaattgcacattacactgaggtgtcagaccaattggcgcATCCTCTTCCAAAtaacacatgggcgccaattggattggcagcaTCATGTGCTGtagtcaatccaattgacgcctccaCTTAATGTTTAAGGATAGACGTCAATTAATCTAACACCTATACCCTacatttttttttgttgaaaCTGGGATAGTTAGAATTATTTTAAAGTGTGTTATTTTGATCATTTCTTTAAAAAATTTGAGGTATTTGAGTAAAAATTTCGAATCTCATACCACTGCATTAGAAAAACTATTTACCTCTGCATCATTGATTTACTGGTTAATAAAATTATATCaataactctttttgtaacaaaATCATATCcattaattaaaaacaattagGGAATCAAGCATTTGGTTCTTCGGGTTTGAACTAAATTTATTTTCACCTTTTTGACTCTTGATACCAACTATATCATTAACCCTTTATTTCAAAAACTTAGTTACACTTAAAAGACACTTTTTTTTTGTTGCAAACACTTAAAAGACAACTTCTCCTTTCCACTTTTAGAATTTGAACATTAATTCCAACACTCCCAAGTTCAATTTGCATTATCAATCGAGTCACATCCATTAATTTTAATTACTATACTCAAAAAATTATTTCTCTAGTGAATAAATCAATGTCACATAATCAAATGTACACATATATAAATCGATATCTTCTAACTAAATTATCAATTAAACTCTTTTAACGGAATATTATTGCTCAAAATTTAACCATCAATAAATATAATATGGTCGAAAATTACTAATATTTTCtttaaattatttaataatttGTTAAGAAAGGCGGGAGGAGAGAGAAGAGGGGGATGCATGTGGCGCCAAAAGCTGCATGTCAGATATGATAGAGAAAGATAAGAGAATCCAATTTTGAAATGGAAAAACCCCAACCCAAAGGGTAATCTAATCACATGGGTTACCGAAACACAAGGCTGGATACTCAACCCCACCACTTAATTCAAATATGGCATTTTCTTTCTTACCGGTTTAACCGGTTGCCTCTCTCCTCTTTTCTCTCTCCCTCACACACCTCCAATAACCGCCTTTTAAACCGCTCATCACTCTCCGTCGTTCCTCCCTCTCTCTCtccatcatcatttcatttctCTCTCTGCAGCGGCTCTTCCGTTTTCAACAGAGACGCCGCAGAGACTCACACAAAATTTACACAAACATAACACATTACGTTATTCGCATTTTCCGATATGGCTTCCACTAAACATTCTTTCGGATTCGGAATTGTGGCTATCCTCGCCACTCTCATTTTCGCTCTTTCCGTTCCCGCCGCTGTTCACGCTCAATCTCTTGCACCTGCACCAGCTCCTACCAGCGACGGTAACATTTTTCTCTATTTCTCTTCTCTTTCTTCTCAGATCTAGTTTACCAGATCTATTTTTCTAGATCTGGAcattatatatatttatatataatgCACTTTGCATTGTTTTATTTCGGATTAATTCATCATTATCTCCTCTTTGTTGTTATTCAGGTTCATCGGTTGATCAAGGAATAGCTTATTTGTTGATGTTGTTGGCGCTGGTACTCACCTACATAATTCATTCGGCGGATATTTCATATACCTTATGAATTGCATGTTGTTGATGTGCGAGAGATATGGTGTTTTTTTCTTTAATTTATGAAGAATAATTAAGCGCGTTTGTAGAACGCGGAGGAGAAAGGGTAACGTAATGTAATAATAATGATGATATAGATTGAGGTATTCTGATATGTTTGTTTTTCTAGTGAATTAAAGAATGTGAGTTTAGAGGTTGTATTGTAGTTTAGCATCAATGTCTCATTTATGTAAGTGATGATGGATCTATgtaatattattattattattgcaATCTCGTCAATGTGATTTTTGGCTTGGTGATTTAATATCATCGTCTTGTTTTTGTTAATTTGACTGCATTGCCAGATTTATGAATAAGTAGCAATCGGGAATGAATTTTTCCTAATCAGAGGGTTTGTAAAAGTGAGAAGTGACAGTTTCGCAATCCAAGCATTATGAAAGTTGGATATGAACCATCTAAGTTTAAGATCCTACAATTTGTGACAACCTAGCAAGGTTGTTTATGACCTACAATGTTCACATGTTGCCTAACATGATTGTGACATTGACAGACTCTAGTAGTCTAGTTGAGCTGCTAATAGCTTATAATCAAGTACAATTGAGACAATAGCAGCAAGACAATAAATTAGAAACACGTTGTATAATGCAccaaaagaagaaaaaaagaacACTTATTGTATTAGAAGTGGAACAATCATAATTCAACTTCAACTTGCAAGAAGTTATGTATGTTTAAGCAGACTGAGGTAAACTGGAAATATTTTGCATTATTCCTAGGCTACCAATTATGATTAAAGCCGGGAAGAAAGTACCTTCCATTCAATACTACACTAGGAACAAAAAAAAACTATCAAAATCTGCATTATTTGTGGATATGTGAAAGTATACAGCTTTTGCACATCAAAACAGTGGTCAAATGGTAAAAGTGAAAGAGGTTCCTGGGAGTAGATGATACATGAAACTATGAATTCAATGGGACGGAGGAAGCTGTGGTACCAATACACAATTAAGCCTTCTTGTTGCTTGGATTAGTTTCTTGTTGTTCCTGGCCAGCT from Lathyrus oleraceus cultivar Zhongwan6 chromosome 7, CAAS_Psat_ZW6_1.0, whole genome shotgun sequence encodes the following:
- the LOC127108251 gene encoding arabinogalactan protein 41; the encoded protein is MASTKHSFGFGIVAILATLIFALSVPAAVHAQSLAPAPAPTSDGSSVDQGIAYLLMLLALVLTYIIHSADISYTL